A window of Carboxydocella sporoproducens DSM 16521 genomic DNA:
ATTGATTTGGAGAAACATGATCAATTTCTGGCAGCTTTGCCGGAACTTTATGAAAAGACTTTTATTAATCAGTTCAATAGGCCGCAAGCCATGCAATATTTTGATTTTGTTATCAGTGAAGTACATGGTTTGAGGGTAAAAGAATTGGTGGATCATAAACTAAAAGGTGGAAAAGTAGTAGCCTCATTTTGTGTATTTGTACCTGAAGAATTGATTTTAGCTGTTGATGCTGTCAGCATAGGTTTATGTGCAGGAGCACAGTTTCCGGTAGCTACTGGTGAAAAAGTATTACCGAGAAGCATATGCCCATTGATTAAAGCCAGCATCGGTTTCAAACTGGACAGTATATGCCCCTATTTTCAGGTAGCTGATTTTGTCATCGGGGAAACTACTTGTGATGGTAAGAAAAAAGCGTGGGAAATCTTAAACGACTTTATACCTACTTATGTTATGGAATTGCCCCAACGAAAAGAAAAAGAGGATTACGATCTTTGGGAGGCCGAAGTAAACCGATTGATGCAAAAGTTGGAGACTGAAACCGGAAAAGCGGTAGATTTTGAAAGTTTAAGTCAGGCAGTTGCTAAAGTTAATAATAGAAGAAAAGTATTACGACGGCTATACGATTTGCGCAAAGCTGACCCTGTACCGATCTCCGGTAAAGATGCCTTATTGATTACCCAGCTCGCTTTCTTTGATGATCCGGAGCGTTTTAGTGCTAAAGTATCGGAGTTATGTGATGAACTGGAAGAAAGAGTAAAAGAAGGAATGGGAGTAGTGCCTCAAGGCACTCCGAGGATATTGATTACCGGGAGTCCGATGCCGATTCCTAACTGGAAAATACATGATATTATAGAAAGCTGTGGTGGAGTAGTGGTATGTGAGGAAACCTGCACTGGTACCAGGTATTTTGAACAACTGACTGAGGAAGGGCAAACTATATCTGAACAATTAAAACAGATTGCAATGCGAGCAATGAAAATAAATTGTGCCTGCTTTACGCCCAATAATGAAAGGATAAATGATATTTTGCGTTTGGTTGAGGAGTATAAAATTGATGGTGTGATTTATTATAACCTGCAATTCTGTCATCCTTATAGTATTGAATATTATAAAATTGAACGGGCCTTACAGGCAGCGGAAATACCGGTACTCAAAATTGAGAGCGATTATAGTGAAGAAGATTTACCAATTCTGCAAAACCGTATTCAGGCATTTTTGGAAATGGTGGGGCAATAAATGTATTTTGCTGGTGTAGATGTCGGCTCAACTATGGTAAAGGCTATAATTATAAACCAGACAGGGGAAATTTTAGCCCGGGCAATGCTTCCAACTAGCTGGCAACCACAGGTTTTTGGTGAAACAGTATTGGAAAAAGCAGTTGAACAAGCCGGAATTGACAGAAATGACCTGAAATATATTATTGGCACAGGATATGGTCGTACTGTGCTCCCGTTTATCCATGAAGCAATAACTGAAATTACCTGTCATGGGAAAGGTGCCAGTTTTTTATATCCTCAGAATGACCTGGTGATAGATATTGGTGGTCAGGATAGTAAGGCAATTAAAATTAACCCCCATGGCAAAGTTTTGAACTTTGTTATGAATGATAAATGTGCTGCCGGGACGGGTCGCTTTTTGCAAATGATTGTTGCTAATTTGGGAATGGAAATAGAACAAATTCATGGCATAAAAACGGTGGAGCCAGTGGCAATTAATAGTATGTGTGCTGTTTTTGCCGAATCAGAGATTATCGGCCTGATGACAGCAGGCATTGCCAGAGAGAGGATTATTTGGGGAGTATTTCGAGCCATAACCAGCAGGATAACCGGTCTGGTTGCAGCAATGGAGCCTTTTAACAGAGTTACTTTTACTGGCGGAGTTGCCAGACTGAGAGGTATGCAGAAAATGCTGGCGGAATTCCTGGGTAAACCGGTTGATGTGCCGCTGGAACCGCACTTGATTGGAGCATTAGGAGCAGCATTGCTGGCCAGGGAACGCTACCAAAAAAGCCATTGACTTGCGTCAATGGCTTTTTGAATG
This region includes:
- a CDS encoding double-cubane-cluster-containing anaerobic reductase yields the protein MSNDWRAMWAELGIDLEKHDQFLAALPELYEKTFINQFNRPQAMQYFDFVISEVHGLRVKELVDHKLKGGKVVASFCVFVPEELILAVDAVSIGLCAGAQFPVATGEKVLPRSICPLIKASIGFKLDSICPYFQVADFVIGETTCDGKKKAWEILNDFIPTYVMELPQRKEKEDYDLWEAEVNRLMQKLETETGKAVDFESLSQAVAKVNNRRKVLRRLYDLRKADPVPISGKDALLITQLAFFDDPERFSAKVSELCDELEERVKEGMGVVPQGTPRILITGSPMPIPNWKIHDIIESCGGVVVCEETCTGTRYFEQLTEEGQTISEQLKQIAMRAMKINCACFTPNNERINDILRLVEEYKIDGVIYYNLQFCHPYSIEYYKIERALQAAEIPVLKIESDYSEEDLPILQNRIQAFLEMVGQ
- a CDS encoding acyl-CoA dehydratase activase, with protein sequence MYFAGVDVGSTMVKAIIINQTGEILARAMLPTSWQPQVFGETVLEKAVEQAGIDRNDLKYIIGTGYGRTVLPFIHEAITEITCHGKGASFLYPQNDLVIDIGGQDSKAIKINPHGKVLNFVMNDKCAAGTGRFLQMIVANLGMEIEQIHGIKTVEPVAINSMCAVFAESEIIGLMTAGIARERIIWGVFRAITSRITGLVAAMEPFNRVTFTGGVARLRGMQKMLAEFLGKPVDVPLEPHLIGALGAALLARERYQKSH